A single region of the Pseudomonas sp. PDM14 genome encodes:
- a CDS encoding fused response regulator/phosphatase encodes MPGRLAILIAEDNAADRMLLSTIVNRQGHRVLTASNGLEAVALFEQERPQLVLMDALMPLMDGFEAAERIKAAAGEALVPIIFLTSLTESEGLVRCLEAGDDFLAKPYNRTILEAKIRAMDRLRRLQDTVLRQRDLIAKHNEHLLTEQRVAKAVFDKVAHSGCLNAPNIRYLQSPFALFNGDLLLAAFKPSGDMHVLLGDFTGHGLPAAIGAMPLAEVFYGMTAKGFSIAEILREMNAKLKRILPVGVFCCATLLSLSFQRRVVEVWNGGLPDGYLLRAANGERVRLMSRHLPLGVLESSRFNDAYEVYPLEEGDRLFLLSDGILEACNAQGELFGEERLQAVFDNQHAPQRLFDDIQQALVAFRGEAQDDVSMIELCLVEEGALNRPPLVFSDSGQSSPLDWSASFEFRAETLKRFNPLPFLLQLLLEVQGLRAQAGPLYTVLAELYSNALEHGVLGLDSSLKCSAEGFARYYQERTQRLQALQDGYVRFNLELLQRPDLGCLKIHIEDSGGGFDVAAAMDLEHAPQSLRGRGLRLIRQLTWSCEWAADGRGVNVEFCWPAHA; translated from the coding sequence ATGCCCGGGCGCCTGGCCATCCTGATTGCCGAGGACAACGCCGCGGACAGGATGCTGCTGTCCACCATCGTCAATCGCCAGGGGCACCGCGTGCTCACCGCCAGCAACGGCCTGGAGGCCGTTGCGCTGTTCGAGCAGGAGCGGCCACAGCTGGTGCTGATGGATGCGTTGATGCCGCTGATGGATGGCTTCGAGGCTGCCGAGCGGATCAAGGCCGCGGCCGGTGAGGCACTGGTACCGATCATCTTCCTCACCTCGCTGACCGAGAGTGAAGGCCTGGTGCGCTGCCTGGAGGCCGGTGACGACTTCCTCGCCAAGCCTTACAACCGCACCATCCTCGAAGCCAAGATCCGCGCCATGGATCGCCTGCGGCGCCTGCAGGACACCGTGCTGCGCCAGCGCGACCTGATCGCCAAGCACAACGAACATCTGCTCACCGAGCAGCGCGTGGCCAAGGCGGTGTTCGACAAGGTCGCGCACTCCGGCTGCCTCAACGCGCCGAACATCCGTTATCTGCAGTCGCCTTTTGCCCTGTTCAACGGCGACCTGCTGCTCGCCGCGTTCAAGCCGTCGGGCGACATGCACGTGCTGCTCGGCGATTTCACCGGGCATGGCCTGCCGGCGGCGATTGGCGCCATGCCGCTGGCCGAAGTGTTCTACGGCATGACGGCGAAAGGGTTTTCCATCGCGGAAATCCTTCGCGAGATGAATGCCAAGCTTAAGCGCATCCTGCCGGTTGGCGTGTTCTGCTGTGCGACGCTGCTCAGCCTGAGTTTCCAGCGGCGAGTGGTCGAAGTGTGGAACGGCGGCCTGCCCGATGGCTATCTGCTGCGGGCGGCCAATGGCGAGCGGGTGCGCCTGATGTCGCGGCACCTGCCCTTGGGCGTGCTGGAGTCGAGCCGTTTCAATGACGCCTACGAGGTTTATCCGCTGGAGGAGGGCGATCGGCTGTTCCTCCTTTCCGACGGCATTCTCGAGGCTTGCAACGCCCAGGGTGAGCTGTTCGGTGAGGAGCGCCTGCAGGCGGTCTTCGACAACCAGCACGCCCCGCAACGGCTGTTCGACGATATCCAGCAGGCACTGGTCGCATTCCGCGGCGAGGCCCAGGACGACGTCAGCATGATCGAGTTGTGCCTGGTCGAGGAGGGCGCGCTCAACCGACCACCGCTGGTGTTCTCCGACAGCGGGCAGAGCAGCCCGCTGGACTGGTCCGCCAGTTTCGAATTCCGTGCCGAGACGCTCAAACGCTTCAATCCGTTGCCATTCCTCCTGCAGTTGCTGCTGGAGGTGCAAGGCCTGCGCGCCCAGGCAGGCCCGCTCTATACGGTGCTGGCCGAGCTTTATTCCAATGCGCTGGAGCATGGCGTACTGGGCCTGGATTCCTCGCTCAAGTGCAGTGCCGAAGGCTTCGCCCGCTACTACCAGGAGCGCACACAACGCCTGCAGGCGCTGCAGGACGGTTACGTGCGTTTCAACCTCGAACTGCTCCAGCGCCCTGATCTCGGCTGTCTGAAGATTCACATCGAGGACAGCGGTGGCGGCTTCGATGTTGCCGCGGCAATGGACCTTGAGCATGCGCCGCAAAGCCTGCGTGGCCGTGGCCTGCGCCTGATTCGTCAATTGACCTGGAGCTGCGAGTGGGCAGCGGATGGTCGCGGGGTAAACGTGGAGTTCTGCTGGCCGGCTCATGCATAA
- a CDS encoding STAS domain-containing protein, with translation MTITALPSSDGQELTIQIQGRFDFSAHQEFRDAYERVNITPKRYLVDLQGATYLDSSALGMLLLLRDHAGGDHARISLINCNPDVRKILSISNFEQLFQIG, from the coding sequence ATGACGATCACCGCGCTGCCCTCGAGCGATGGCCAGGAACTGACCATCCAGATTCAGGGGCGCTTCGATTTCTCCGCGCATCAGGAATTTCGCGATGCCTACGAGCGGGTGAACATCACACCCAAGCGCTACCTGGTCGACCTGCAGGGTGCGACCTATCTCGACAGCTCCGCGCTGGGCATGCTCCTGCTGCTGCGCGACCATGCCGGCGGCGATCATGCGCGCATCAGCCTGATCAACTGCAACCCCGATGTGCGCAAGATCCTCTCTATCTCCAACTTCGAACAACTGTTCCAGATCGGCTGA
- the fliJ gene encoding flagellar export protein FliJ, translating to MANSRAARLAPVIDMAERAEREAARQLGHCQGLLGKAELQLSELERYRGDYQQQWINEGRHGVSGQWLMNYQRFLSQLETAIGQQLQSVNWHRDNLAKARALWQQRYARLEGLRKLVQRYIEEARIAEDKREQKLLDELSQRLPARDQY from the coding sequence ATGGCTAACAGCCGTGCCGCGCGCCTGGCGCCGGTCATCGACATGGCCGAGCGCGCTGAGCGTGAAGCCGCGCGCCAGCTCGGCCACTGCCAAGGCCTGCTGGGCAAGGCAGAACTGCAGCTCAGCGAGCTGGAGCGCTACCGCGGCGACTATCAGCAACAATGGATCAACGAAGGCCGCCACGGCGTTTCCGGGCAGTGGCTGATGAACTATCAACGCTTCCTCTCGCAGCTGGAAACCGCCATCGGCCAGCAGCTGCAGAGCGTCAACTGGCACCGCGACAATCTGGCCAAGGCTCGCGCACTCTGGCAGCAGCGCTATGCTCGTCTGGAAGGCCTGCGCAAGCTGGTCCAGCGTTACATCGAAGAAGCCCGTATCGCCGAAGACAAACGTGAGCAGAAACTGCTCGACGAACTGTCTCAACGCCTGCCGGCTCGCGATCAATACTGA
- the fliI gene encoding flagellar protein export ATPase FliI, whose product MRLERVSFAKRLAGYAEAIELPSQPVVEGRLLRMVGLTLEAEGLRAALGSRCLVINDDSYHPVQVEAEVMGFSSGKIYLMPVGSLAGIAPGARVVPLPDTGRLPMGMSMLGRVLDGAGRALDGKGGMKAEDWVPMDGPTINPLNRDPIHVPLDVGIRSINGLLTVGRGQRLGLFAGTGVGKSVLLGMMTRFTEAEIIVVGLIGERGREVKEFIEEILGEEGIKRSVVVASPADDAPLMRLRAAMYCTRIAEYFRDKGKNVLLLMDSLTRFAQAQREIALAIGEPPATKGYPPSVFARLPRLVERAGNAEAGGGSITAFYTVLSEGDDQQDPIADAARGVLDGHFVLSRRLAEEGHYPAIDIEASISRVMPQVVSPEHMRMAQRFKQLWSRYQQSRDLISVGAYVPGGDPDTDLAIARQPAMARYLRQGLRESESMADSAAQLAQVLNPSAPGA is encoded by the coding sequence ATGCGCCTTGAGCGCGTCAGCTTTGCCAAACGCCTGGCGGGTTACGCTGAGGCGATCGAGCTACCCAGTCAGCCGGTGGTCGAAGGTCGCCTGCTGCGCATGGTCGGCCTCACCCTGGAAGCCGAGGGCCTGCGCGCTGCGCTGGGCAGCCGTTGCCTGGTGATCAATGACGACAGTTACCACCCGGTGCAGGTCGAGGCCGAGGTGATGGGTTTTTCCTCCGGCAAGATCTACCTGATGCCCGTCGGCAGCCTGGCCGGCATCGCGCCGGGCGCGCGCGTAGTGCCGCTGCCGGATACCGGCCGTCTGCCCATGGGCATGTCGATGCTGGGCCGCGTGCTGGATGGCGCCGGGCGGGCCCTCGATGGCAAGGGCGGGATGAAGGCCGAGGACTGGGTGCCGATGGATGGGCCGACCATCAACCCGCTCAACCGCGATCCGATTCACGTACCACTGGATGTCGGCATCCGCAGCATCAACGGCCTGCTCACCGTCGGCCGTGGCCAGCGGCTGGGTCTGTTCGCCGGCACCGGTGTGGGTAAATCGGTGCTGCTGGGCATGATGACGCGCTTCACCGAGGCCGAGATCATCGTGGTCGGACTGATCGGTGAGCGCGGTCGCGAGGTCAAGGAGTTCATCGAGGAAATCCTCGGCGAGGAGGGCATCAAGCGCTCGGTGGTGGTGGCCTCGCCTGCGGACGACGCGCCGCTGATGCGCCTGCGCGCAGCCATGTACTGCACGCGGATCGCCGAGTACTTCCGCGACAAGGGCAAGAACGTGCTGCTGCTGATGGACTCGCTGACCCGTTTCGCCCAGGCCCAGCGCGAGATCGCCCTGGCCATCGGCGAGCCCCCGGCGACCAAGGGTTATCCGCCATCGGTATTCGCCCGTTTGCCGCGCCTGGTCGAGCGGGCCGGCAATGCCGAGGCCGGCGGTGGCTCGATCACCGCCTTCTACACCGTCCTCTCCGAGGGTGATGACCAGCAGGACCCGATTGCCGACGCCGCGCGCGGCGTGCTCGACGGCCACTTCGTGCTGTCCCGGCGGCTGGCCGAGGAAGGCCATTATCCGGCCATCGACATCGAGGCCTCGATCAGCCGGGTCATGCCCCAGGTGGTCAGCCCGGAGCACATGCGCATGGCCCAGCGCTTCAAGCAGCTGTGGTCGCGCTACCAGCAGAGCCGCGACCTGATCAGCGTCGGTGCCTACGTGCCGGGTGGCGATCCCGACACCGACCTGGCCATCGCCCGCCAGCCTGCGATGGCGCGTTACCTGCGCCAGGGCCTACGCGAAAGCGAGAGCATGGCCGACAGCGCCGCGCAACTGGCGCAGGTGCTCAACCCTTCGGCTCCGGGCGCCTGA
- the fliH gene encoding flagellar assembly protein FliH produces MAPKEAPSELIRAKDVSGFDRWALPSFDPAVEAAPEPEPEPQQAEPEPISQVEDVAVEEVKPLTLDEVEAIRQDAYNEGFATGEKDGFRAGQLKAKQEADTLLQGKVAQLEQVMTQLFEPIAEQDQAVEQGLINLVSQMTRQIIQRELSTDSSQIRHVLREALKLLPMGASNVRIHINPQDFDLVKALRERHEESWRILEDDALQPGGCRVESEQSRIDATAETRLALALKQLFDQQRSQATNPPEADIAVDLDANHAP; encoded by the coding sequence ATGGCCCCCAAGGAAGCTCCCAGCGAACTGATTCGCGCGAAGGACGTGAGTGGTTTCGACCGCTGGGCGTTGCCCAGTTTCGACCCCGCGGTGGAGGCCGCTCCCGAGCCGGAGCCCGAGCCGCAACAGGCCGAGCCGGAGCCGATCTCGCAGGTCGAGGACGTCGCCGTCGAGGAAGTCAAACCGCTGACGCTCGACGAGGTCGAGGCGATCCGCCAGGACGCTTACAACGAGGGCTTCGCCACGGGCGAGAAGGACGGTTTCCGGGCTGGCCAGCTCAAGGCCAAGCAGGAGGCCGACACACTGCTGCAGGGCAAGGTCGCTCAGCTCGAGCAGGTGATGACCCAGCTGTTCGAGCCTATCGCCGAGCAGGACCAGGCCGTCGAGCAGGGGCTGATCAATCTCGTAAGCCAGATGACGCGGCAGATCATCCAGCGCGAACTGTCCACCGACTCCAGCCAAATCCGCCATGTACTGCGCGAGGCGCTCAAGCTGCTGCCGATGGGCGCGAGCAACGTGCGCATCCACATCAATCCCCAGGACTTCGACCTGGTCAAAGCCCTGCGCGAGCGGCATGAGGAAAGCTGGCGGATTCTTGAAGACGACGCCCTGCAACCAGGAGGTTGTCGCGTCGAGAGCGAGCAGAGCCGCATTGATGCAACGGCGGAAACGCGCCTGGCGTTGGCCCTGAAGCAGCTCTTCGACCAGCAACGCTCACAGGCCACCAACCCGCCGGAGGCGGATATCGCCGTCGATCTGGACGCCAACCATGCGCCTTGA
- the fliG gene encoding flagellar motor switch protein FliG, with the protein MNDNRATAKLSKVDKAAILLLSLGETDAAQVLRHLGPKEVQRVGVAMAGMRNVHREQVEQVMGEFVEIVGDQTSLGVGADGYIRKMLTQALGEDKAGNLIDRILLGGSTSGLDSLKWMEPRAVADVIRYEHPQIQAIVVAYLDPDQAGEVLSHFDHKVRLDIVLRVSSLNTVQPAALKELNLILEKQFSGSANTTRATLGGVKRAADIMNFLDSSMEGQLMDSIREVDEDLSSQIEDLMFVFDNLADVDDRGIQALLREVSSDVLVLALKGADDGIKEKVFKNMSKRAAELLRDDLEAKGPVRVSDVETAQKEILTIARRMAESGEIVLGGAGGEAMI; encoded by the coding sequence ATGAATGACAATCGCGCCACCGCCAAGCTGAGCAAGGTCGACAAGGCCGCCATTCTCCTGCTGTCCCTCGGCGAGACCGATGCCGCCCAGGTGCTGCGTCATCTCGGGCCGAAGGAAGTGCAGCGCGTCGGCGTGGCCATGGCCGGCATGCGCAACGTGCACCGCGAGCAGGTCGAGCAGGTGATGGGCGAGTTCGTCGAGATCGTCGGCGACCAGACCAGCCTGGGCGTCGGTGCCGACGGTTACATTCGCAAGATGCTCACCCAGGCTCTGGGCGAAGACAAAGCCGGCAACCTCATCGACCGCATCCTGCTTGGTGGCAGTACCAGCGGGCTGGACAGCCTGAAGTGGATGGAGCCGCGCGCCGTGGCGGACGTGATCCGTTACGAGCACCCGCAGATCCAGGCCATCGTCGTGGCTTACCTCGACCCGGACCAGGCTGGCGAAGTGCTCAGTCACTTTGACCACAAGGTACGCCTGGATATCGTCCTGCGCGTGTCCTCGCTGAACACCGTGCAGCCGGCCGCGCTCAAGGAACTCAACCTGATTCTGGAGAAGCAGTTCTCCGGCAGTGCCAACACCACCCGCGCCACCCTTGGCGGCGTCAAGCGCGCAGCGGACATCATGAACTTCCTCGACAGCTCGATGGAGGGTCAGCTGATGGACTCGATTCGCGAGGTGGACGAAGACCTGTCCAGCCAGATCGAGGACCTGATGTTCGTCTTCGACAACCTGGCCGACGTCGACGACCGCGGTATCCAGGCGCTGCTGCGCGAGGTGTCTTCCGACGTGCTGGTGCTGGCGCTCAAGGGCGCCGACGATGGCATCAAGGAAAAGGTCTTCAAGAACATGTCCAAACGTGCTGCCGAACTGCTGCGCGACGACCTCGAGGCCAAGGGCCCGGTGCGCGTCAGCGATGTCGAGACCGCACAGAAGGAAATTCTCACCATTGCCCGTCGCATGGCCGAATCCGGCGAGATCGTTCTCGGCGGGGCTGGCGGCGAGGCGATGATCTAA
- the fliF gene encoding flagellar basal-body MS-ring/collar protein FliF, producing the protein MAEAVAANVPATTGSGEKKPLFGLAFLENLSQMSMLRQVGLLVGLAASVAIGFAVVLWSQQPDYRPLLANLSGMDTNQVVEILTAADIAYTVEPNSGALLVKSEDLGRARMRLAAAGVAPSDGNVGFEILDQEQGLGTSQFMEATRYRRGLEGELARTVSSLNNVKGARVHLAIPKSSVFVRDERKPSASVLVELYPGRALEPSQVMAIINLVATSVPELTKSQVTVVDQKGNLLSDQQEMSELSVAGKQFDYSRRMETLFTQRVHNILQPVLGNGRYKAEVSADVDFSAVESTSEMFNPDQPALRSEQQVNEQRTSSLPPQGVPGAVSNQPPGAASAPQQAAAAAPAPAGPVAAGQPLLDSNGQQITDPATGQPMLAPYPADKREQSTRNFELDRSISHTKQQQGRLKRLSVAVVLDDRVSINAESGESTRVPWSAAELERFTRLVQDAVGFDASRGDSVSVINSAFTTEVGEVFETPWYQSELFLMAMGLLKQLFPALLILILVLFVLRPVLNNITNGGKGAAGSGGRDGDVELGEMGGLEGELASDRVSLGGPQSILLPSPSEGYDAQLNAIKSLVAEDPGRVAQVVKDWINADE; encoded by the coding sequence ATGGCTGAAGCAGTCGCTGCAAACGTGCCCGCCACTACCGGCTCCGGTGAGAAGAAGCCGCTGTTCGGGCTGGCATTCCTGGAAAACCTCTCGCAGATGAGCATGCTGCGTCAGGTCGGCCTGTTGGTCGGTCTGGCTGCCAGTGTGGCCATCGGATTTGCCGTGGTGCTCTGGTCGCAGCAGCCGGATTATCGCCCGCTGCTGGCGAATCTGTCGGGCATGGATACCAATCAGGTGGTGGAGATTCTCACCGCCGCCGATATCGCTTACACCGTCGAGCCGAACTCCGGCGCTCTGCTGGTCAAGTCCGAAGACCTCGGCCGTGCGCGCATGCGCCTCGCCGCTGCCGGCGTCGCGCCGAGCGATGGCAATGTCGGCTTTGAAATCCTCGACCAGGAGCAAGGCCTGGGCACCAGCCAATTCATGGAAGCCACTCGTTATCGCCGAGGGCTCGAGGGTGAGCTGGCACGCACCGTGTCGAGCCTGAATAACGTCAAGGGCGCCCGTGTGCACCTGGCGATCCCGAAGAGCTCGGTGTTCGTCCGTGACGAGCGCAAGCCCAGTGCCTCGGTGCTGGTCGAGCTGTATCCCGGTCGTGCGCTGGAGCCGAGCCAGGTGATGGCGATCATCAACCTGGTTGCCACCAGCGTGCCGGAGCTGACCAAATCGCAAGTCACCGTGGTCGACCAGAAGGGCAACCTGCTCTCCGACCAGCAGGAAATGTCCGAGCTGAGCGTGGCCGGCAAGCAGTTCGACTACAGCCGCCGCATGGAAACCCTGTTTACCCAGCGCGTGCACAACATCCTGCAGCCGGTGCTGGGCAATGGCCGTTACAAGGCCGAAGTTTCGGCCGACGTGGACTTCAGCGCGGTCGAGTCGACCTCGGAAATGTTCAACCCGGACCAACCGGCGCTGCGCAGCGAACAGCAGGTCAACGAACAGCGCACCAGCAGCTTGCCGCCGCAGGGCGTGCCGGGTGCCGTCAGCAACCAGCCGCCAGGTGCCGCTTCGGCTCCGCAACAGGCTGCCGCCGCGGCTCCCGCGCCTGCCGGCCCGGTTGCCGCTGGGCAACCGCTGCTGGACTCCAACGGCCAGCAGATCACCGATCCGGCCACCGGCCAACCCATGCTGGCGCCGTACCCGGCGGACAAGCGTGAACAGTCCACGCGCAACTTCGAGCTGGACCGTTCGATCAGCCACACCAAGCAGCAGCAAGGCCGCCTGAAGCGCCTGTCGGTTGCCGTGGTGCTGGATGACCGTGTCAGCATCAATGCCGAGAGCGGCGAGTCCACCCGTGTGCCGTGGAGTGCCGCCGAGCTGGAGCGCTTCACCCGCCTGGTGCAGGATGCCGTCGGCTTCGATGCGAGCCGTGGCGACAGCGTCAGCGTGATCAACAGCGCATTCACCACCGAGGTGGGCGAAGTCTTCGAGACCCCGTGGTACCAGAGCGAGCTGTTCCTGATGGCCATGGGGCTGCTCAAGCAACTATTCCCGGCTTTGCTGATCCTTATTCTTGTGCTGTTCGTGCTGCGCCCGGTGCTCAACAACATCACCAACGGTGGCAAAGGTGCTGCCGGTTCTGGTGGCCGTGATGGCGATGTCGAACTGGGTGAAATGGGCGGCCTGGAAGGCGAGCTGGCCTCTGATCGGGTCAGCCTCGGTGGCCCGCAAAGCATCCTGCTGCCGAGCCCCTCGGAGGGGTATGATGCGCAACTGAACGCCATCAAGAGTCTGGTGGCGGAAGATCCGGGCCGCGTCGCCCAAGTCGTGAAAGATTGGATCAACGCCGATGAATGA
- the fliE gene encoding flagellar hook-basal body complex protein FliE — MSQGIEFNRLMLEMRSMQMDAMAKSRPAMISAAPEPGAPSFSEMLGQAVNKVSETQQASGQLASAFEMGQSGVDITDVMIASQKASVSFQAMTQVRNKLVQAYQDIMQMPV; from the coding sequence ATGAGCCAAGGTATCGAATTCAATCGTCTGATGTTGGAAATGCGCTCCATGCAGATGGATGCCATGGCCAAGTCCAGGCCGGCCATGATCAGCGCTGCGCCGGAGCCAGGTGCGCCGAGCTTCTCGGAGATGCTGGGGCAGGCAGTGAACAAGGTCAGCGAGACGCAGCAGGCGTCCGGGCAGCTGGCGTCGGCCTTCGAGATGGGCCAGAGCGGCGTGGATATCACTGATGTGATGATCGCGTCGCAGAAAGCCAGCGTTTCCTTCCAGGCGATGACCCAGGTGCGCAACAAGCTGGTTCAGGCGTACCAAGACATCATGCAGATGCCGGTTTAA
- the fleR gene encoding sigma-54-dependent response regulator transcription factor FleR produces the protein MTAKVLLVEDDRALREALADTLLLGGHDYRAVECAEDALDALAEESFGLVVSDVNMPGMDGHQLLGLIRSRYPQLPVLLMTAYGAVERAVDAMRQGAADYLVKPFEPKALLDLVGRHALGHPSAGEGDGPVANEPASQQLLELASRVAKSGSTVLISGESGTGKEVLARYIHLQSPRAGKPFIAINCAAIPDNMLEATLFGHEKGAFTGAVSAQPGKFELADGGTILLDEISEMPIGLQAKLLRVLQEREVERVGARKPIELDIRVIATTNRDLAGEVAAGRFREDLYYRLSVFPLAWRPLRERTADILPLAERLLAKHVKKMNHSAVQLSPNARAAMLAHAWPGNVRELDNAIQRALILQQGGQIQAHDLCLTTPIGMAIVSPAPQPLTLVAAATAAVPVESAASEVAGQLGEDLRRREFELIIDTLRSERGRRKEAAERLGISPRTLRYKLAQMRDAGMDVEAYLYAS, from the coding sequence ATGACTGCCAAAGTTCTGCTGGTCGAAGACGACCGCGCGTTGCGCGAAGCGCTGGCCGACACCTTGTTGCTGGGCGGGCATGACTACCGCGCCGTGGAGTGCGCCGAGGATGCGCTGGACGCCTTGGCCGAGGAGTCTTTCGGCTTGGTGGTCAGCGACGTCAACATGCCGGGCATGGATGGCCATCAGCTACTCGGGCTGATCCGCAGCCGCTACCCGCAACTGCCGGTGTTGCTGATGACTGCCTATGGTGCGGTCGAGCGTGCCGTGGATGCCATGCGCCAGGGGGCTGCCGACTACCTGGTCAAACCTTTCGAGCCCAAAGCGTTGCTCGATCTGGTCGGGCGTCACGCGCTTGGTCATCCGAGCGCGGGTGAGGGCGATGGTCCGGTCGCCAACGAGCCCGCCAGTCAGCAGCTGCTGGAACTGGCGTCGCGCGTGGCCAAGAGCGGTTCCACCGTGCTCATTTCCGGGGAGTCCGGCACCGGCAAGGAGGTGCTCGCGCGCTATATCCATCTGCAGTCGCCGCGGGCGGGCAAGCCATTCATCGCCATCAACTGTGCGGCGATCCCCGACAACATGCTGGAGGCGACCCTGTTCGGCCATGAGAAGGGGGCGTTCACTGGCGCGGTTTCGGCGCAGCCGGGCAAGTTCGAACTGGCTGACGGTGGCACCATCCTCCTCGATGAAATTTCCGAGATGCCTATCGGCCTGCAGGCCAAGCTGTTGCGTGTGCTGCAGGAGCGGGAAGTCGAACGTGTCGGTGCGCGCAAGCCCATCGAACTGGATATCCGCGTCATCGCCACGACCAACCGTGACTTGGCGGGCGAAGTGGCGGCGGGGCGGTTCCGTGAAGACCTCTACTACCGCCTCTCGGTGTTCCCGTTGGCCTGGCGGCCACTGCGCGAGCGTACCGCCGACATTCTGCCGCTGGCCGAGCGCCTGTTGGCCAAGCACGTCAAAAAAATGAATCACTCGGCGGTGCAGCTTTCTCCCAATGCTCGTGCGGCGATGCTGGCTCATGCTTGGCCGGGCAACGTTCGTGAGCTGGACAATGCCATCCAGCGCGCGCTGATCCTGCAGCAGGGTGGGCAGATCCAGGCCCATGACCTGTGTCTGACCACGCCAATCGGCATGGCGATCGTTTCGCCAGCGCCGCAGCCATTGACCCTGGTCGCGGCTGCCACGGCGGCAGTGCCTGTCGAATCGGCCGCGAGCGAAGTGGCGGGACAGCTGGGCGAGGACCTGCGTCGCCGCGAGTTCGAGCTGATCATCGATACCCTGCGTTCCGAGCGTGGCCGGCGCAAGGAGGCCGCCGAGCGCTTGGGCATCAGCCCGCGGACCCTGCGTTACAAACTGGCGCAGATGCGTGATGCCGGCATGGACGTCGAGGCCTATCTTTACGCCAGCTGA
- a CDS encoding sensor histidine kinase, whose product MSQAAPKSPNPEIDANAPVEQASRESLEQAFTLFNQMSTQLSASYSMLEARVTELKGQLALVSAQRMQELAEKERLAHRLQSLLDLLPGGVIVIDGQGVVREANPVARNLLVKPLVGMLWREVIQRSFAPREDDGHEISLKDGRRLSIATRSLHGEPGQLVLLTDLTETRRLQDQLSRHERLSALGRMVASLAHQIRTPLSAALLYASHLSEQALPLEQQQRFAGRLKERLHELEHQVRDMLVFARGELPLPDRLAPPALFDALRAAAEPHVQDMNVRWQCDARLGELLCNRDTLVGTVLNLVQNAIQAGGREASLKIHLYARDNSLRLCVSDNGPGIDKATLARLGEPFFTTKTTGTGLGLAVVQAVVRAHQGELQLRSRVGRGTCATLILPLLGAAQSAIQPRIQE is encoded by the coding sequence ATGAGTCAAGCGGCCCCCAAATCCCCGAACCCCGAGATCGATGCCAACGCGCCGGTCGAGCAGGCCAGTCGCGAGAGTCTGGAGCAGGCGTTTACCCTGTTCAACCAGATGTCCACGCAGCTCAGCGCGTCCTACAGCATGCTCGAGGCCCGGGTCACCGAGCTCAAGGGGCAGCTGGCGCTGGTCAGCGCCCAGCGCATGCAGGAGCTGGCAGAGAAAGAGCGTCTGGCGCATCGCCTGCAGAGCCTGCTGGATCTGTTGCCGGGTGGCGTGATCGTCATTGATGGCCAGGGCGTGGTCCGCGAAGCCAACCCTGTCGCCCGCAATCTGCTGGTCAAGCCGCTGGTGGGCATGCTCTGGCGCGAAGTCATCCAGCGCAGCTTCGCCCCCCGCGAAGACGATGGCCACGAAATTTCCCTGAAGGATGGCCGCCGGCTGTCCATCGCCACCCGTTCGCTGCATGGCGAGCCGGGGCAACTGGTTCTACTCACCGATCTGACGGAAACCCGTCGCCTGCAGGACCAGCTCTCTCGCCATGAGCGCCTCTCCGCACTGGGGCGCATGGTTGCCTCGTTGGCCCACCAGATTCGTACACCGCTCTCTGCCGCGCTGCTGTATGCCAGTCATCTGTCCGAGCAGGCGTTGCCGCTCGAGCAGCAGCAGCGTTTCGCCGGCCGCTTGAAAGAGCGCCTGCACGAGCTGGAGCACCAGGTGCGCGACATGCTGGTATTCGCCCGCGGCGAGCTGCCGCTGCCGGATCGCCTGGCCCCACCGGCGCTGTTCGATGCGCTGCGCGCAGCGGCCGAGCCGCACGTGCAGGACATGAATGTGCGCTGGCAATGCGACGCGCGCCTGGGTGAGCTGCTGTGCAACCGCGACACCCTGGTCGGCACCGTACTCAACCTGGTGCAGAACGCCATCCAGGCTGGCGGCCGCGAGGCGAGCCTGAAGATCCACCTGTACGCCCGCGACAACAGCCTGCGTCTGTGCGTGAGCGACAACGGCCCCGGCATCGACAAGGCCACCTTGGCGCGTCTCGGCGAACCGTTCTTCACCACCAAGACCACCGGTACTGGCCTCGGCCTGGCAGTGGTTCAGGCCGTGGTACGCGCTCACCAGGGCGAGCTGCAACTGCGCTCGCGCGTGGGCCGTGGCACGTGCGCCACCCTCATTCTGCCGCTGCTCGGCGCGGCGCAATCGGCTATCCAGCCGCGTATTCAGGAGTAG